A stretch of Halomonas elongata DSM 2581 DNA encodes these proteins:
- a CDS encoding DUF2062 domain-containing protein — protein MPRRLLQRYLPHPDTLRRQRSLRFLGQLIGNPTLWMLSRRSVANAFFVGLFCALLPIPGQMALAALGAWLLRANLPLSVGLVWITNPLTIPVIFYGNYRLGAWLLDSPARAAPESLSTRWVAEQMLDILPALALGSLVAAVVCGIAGSLIIRLLWRWQVVRSWKRRAARRRQLRREDRPADGPVPKGGVSRGRLRRSGGRRPDAGHDPDAPPGPDHGSR, from the coding sequence ATGCCGCGCCGACTCCTTCAGCGCTACCTGCCACATCCCGATACGCTCAGGCGTCAACGCTCGCTGCGCTTCTTGGGCCAACTGATCGGCAATCCCACCTTGTGGATGCTGTCCCGGCGCAGCGTGGCCAATGCCTTCTTCGTGGGGCTCTTCTGTGCCCTGCTGCCGATTCCCGGCCAGATGGCCCTGGCGGCCCTGGGCGCCTGGCTCCTGCGCGCCAACCTGCCGCTCTCCGTGGGCCTGGTGTGGATCACCAACCCACTGACCATTCCCGTGATCTTCTATGGCAACTATCGCCTCGGCGCCTGGTTGCTGGACAGTCCCGCGCGGGCGGCACCCGAGTCGCTGTCGACCCGCTGGGTCGCCGAACAGATGCTCGACATCCTGCCGGCACTGGCGCTGGGTTCTCTGGTGGCAGCGGTGGTCTGCGGCATCGCCGGTAGCCTGATCATTCGGCTGCTATGGCGCTGGCAGGTGGTGCGTAGCTGGAAGCGCCGAGCGGCTCGGCGACGGCAGCTTCGCAGGGAGGACCGGCCGGCGGACGGGCCGGTCCCGAAGGGCGGGGTCAGTCGCGGGAGGCTTCGTCGGTCAGGCGGCCGCCGTCCAGACGCAGGACACGATCCTGATGCGCCGCCAGGCCCGGATCATGGGTCACGATGA
- a CDS encoding DNA internalization-related competence protein ComEC/Rec2 — protein sequence MRQGWAMPLALATLAGVATGALATTALLQGLGVAALWCLVWRRGRESLLLAVVMLVAVRILLMAGGELAPGLSRQDVRLDARVLDVSPQAGMARLDLSVDACRPLRSGLPGCDGLDRVRLSVYQGPDIQVGERWRLTARLRPPAGAANPGTFDYRGWLWREGIQATGYLRQTPAPHRLAEAGVSVRRLALAHLDEQGLAPRPSRWLAALTLGAERRLEAQDWELLNASGTTHLVVISGLHIGLVAAFALGVARLLARCLMPGRWRMAIWPWWFAGMVAAGYALLAGLEAPAMRALVMALVGLWVASGRHAPGAWQAWWLALALILLLDPLSAWRPGLWLSFLAVALLILIWQGRSRPRGVRGWCLALVRTQWLLAPLMATAVLLAFGRLAPAAPLVNLVAVPLVSALMVPLGLAGWLLAWVPPLSMACWTLFAGLTQGLATVLEAAVALLPLWQPLPEQRWPLVIGLGLVSALWALPGLDRRWRVAGTLLLAAGSVWLPVMEPMRGSLWARVYDVGQGQLVELRTTRYRALVDTGPRFGSGFMPLETLWAPGQAFDDVIVSHGDQDHAGGLAALEAEHAVGRYLAPPGETLTVAADACRAGRAWQRDGVEFRFLWPPARVGGLSSNDRSCVLLVTAGPHRLLIPGDVGRRVERSFLRSMAEPVTVLVAGHHGSHTSSGPSLVRRLTPGSVVFSAARDSRFGHPAAEVVRRFRLAGSCLWSTAQDGALTLRLGGRDDPGISAARPLSWRSSGVGRDCLALESPASIPGLPVPTSTEAETP from the coding sequence ATGAGACAGGGATGGGCCATGCCCCTGGCACTCGCCACCCTGGCGGGCGTGGCGACGGGGGCGCTGGCCACGACGGCGCTGCTGCAGGGGCTGGGTGTCGCTGCCCTCTGGTGCCTGGTGTGGCGTCGTGGGCGCGAGAGTCTGTTGCTTGCCGTGGTGATGCTCGTCGCCGTGCGGATCCTGCTGATGGCGGGTGGTGAACTGGCTCCCGGCCTGAGCCGGCAGGACGTGCGTCTCGACGCACGAGTGCTCGATGTCTCGCCCCAGGCGGGGATGGCTCGCCTCGATCTGTCGGTCGATGCCTGCCGGCCACTGAGGTCGGGCCTGCCGGGCTGCGATGGCCTTGATCGGGTGCGCCTGAGCGTCTACCAGGGACCCGACATCCAGGTGGGAGAGCGCTGGCGACTGACGGCCCGCCTGCGCCCGCCCGCCGGAGCCGCCAACCCCGGGACCTTCGACTATCGTGGCTGGCTCTGGCGAGAAGGCATCCAGGCCACCGGCTATCTGCGTCAGACGCCGGCTCCGCACCGATTGGCCGAGGCCGGTGTATCGGTGCGCCGACTGGCGCTGGCGCATCTCGACGAGCAAGGTCTGGCGCCACGCCCCTCGCGCTGGCTGGCGGCCCTGACCCTCGGCGCGGAGCGGCGGCTCGAGGCGCAGGACTGGGAGCTGCTCAATGCCAGCGGCACTACCCATCTGGTGGTGATCTCCGGTCTGCATATTGGTCTGGTGGCCGCCTTTGCGTTGGGCGTGGCGCGTCTGCTGGCCCGTTGCCTGATGCCGGGCCGCTGGCGCATGGCGATCTGGCCCTGGTGGTTCGCCGGCATGGTCGCCGCCGGCTATGCGCTCCTGGCGGGGCTGGAAGCGCCGGCCATGCGCGCCCTGGTCATGGCCCTGGTCGGCCTCTGGGTCGCCAGCGGTCGTCACGCACCGGGGGCCTGGCAGGCCTGGTGGCTGGCGTTGGCCCTGATCCTGCTGCTCGATCCCCTGTCCGCCTGGCGCCCGGGATTGTGGCTCTCCTTTCTCGCCGTGGCACTGTTGATCCTGATCTGGCAGGGCAGGTCGAGACCGCGCGGCGTGCGCGGTTGGTGCCTGGCGCTGGTACGTACCCAATGGCTGCTGGCGCCGCTCATGGCGACGGCCGTGTTACTGGCGTTCGGACGGCTCGCGCCGGCCGCCCCGTTGGTCAACCTGGTCGCTGTGCCACTGGTCAGCGCCCTGATGGTACCCCTGGGGCTGGCAGGCTGGTTGCTGGCCTGGGTGCCGCCGCTCTCGATGGCGTGCTGGACCCTGTTCGCCGGCCTGACCCAGGGGCTGGCCACTGTTCTGGAAGCTGCCGTGGCACTGCTGCCGCTCTGGCAACCGCTGCCGGAGCAGCGCTGGCCACTGGTTATCGGCCTGGGCCTGGTCAGTGCGCTCTGGGCCCTGCCGGGGCTGGATCGACGCTGGCGCGTCGCCGGTACGCTGCTGCTGGCGGCCGGCTCCGTGTGGTTGCCGGTGATGGAGCCGATGCGAGGCAGTCTCTGGGCTCGGGTGTATGATGTCGGCCAGGGGCAATTGGTCGAGTTGCGCACCACCCGCTATCGAGCCCTGGTGGATACCGGGCCGCGCTTCGGTTCCGGTTTCATGCCGCTCGAGACCCTGTGGGCACCGGGGCAGGCATTCGACGACGTCATCGTCAGCCATGGCGATCAGGATCATGCCGGAGGCCTGGCGGCCCTGGAGGCCGAGCACGCCGTTGGCCGTTACCTGGCACCGCCGGGCGAGACCCTGACGGTCGCGGCCGATGCCTGTCGAGCGGGGCGCGCCTGGCAACGCGACGGCGTCGAGTTCCGCTTCCTGTGGCCGCCGGCGCGGGTCGGAGGATTGTCCAGCAATGATCGTTCCTGCGTCCTGCTGGTCACCGCCGGTCCTCATCGCCTGTTGATTCCCGGCGATGTCGGCCGCCGGGTGGAGCGCAGCTTCCTGCGGAGCATGGCGGAACCGGTGACGGTGCTGGTGGCGGGGCATCATGGCAGTCATACCAGCTCCGGGCCGTCCCTGGTGCGTCGGCTGACGCCCGGCTCGGTCGTCTTCAGCGCGGCGCGCGATAGCCGCTTCGGTCATCCGGCAGCCGAGGTGGTACGGCGTTTCCGACTGGCCGGTAGCTGCCTGTGGAGTACCGCCCAGGACGGTGCCCTGACGTTGAGGCTGGGTGGGCGCGACGATCCGGGCATCAGCGCCGCGCGGCCGCTGTCCTGGCGGTCCAGCGGTGTCGGCCGGGACTGCCTTGCGTTAGAATCGCCTGCATCGATACCGGGCTTGCCCGTGCCGACATCCACTGAAGCGGAGACACCGTGA
- the lpxK gene encoding tetraacyldisaccharide 4'-kinase, with product MTSLAERWLEAAYSGKRWLMALRPLEALYRCAMRRRAAAYADGRKAVWRAPVPVVVVGNITLGGTGKSPLVAWLARYLVEAGWTPGILSRGYGGRSERYPLYLEADTPVAESGDEPRMLADQTGCPVVVDPDRPRGGRRLLEAGCDILISDDGLQHLALGRDLEIVVVDGQRGLGNERCLPAGPLREPTKRLATVDAVMINGRLRRPLPAAGHAMQLTPVAWRALDDGRREALAPPPFAGPVHALAGIGRPARFFETLGELGVEFEAHAFADHHRFTAADLAFDDERPVVMTAKDAVKCRGLVSGAWSLDVEAVPEPAFVDWLTRRLAML from the coding sequence ATGACGTCGCTCGCCGAGCGCTGGCTGGAAGCCGCTTACAGTGGCAAGCGCTGGCTCATGGCGCTGCGCCCCCTGGAGGCACTCTATCGCTGTGCGATGCGTCGCCGGGCGGCCGCCTACGCCGACGGAAGAAAAGCCGTCTGGCGCGCGCCGGTGCCGGTGGTCGTGGTGGGTAACATCACCCTCGGCGGGACCGGCAAGTCGCCGCTGGTGGCCTGGCTGGCACGCTATCTCGTCGAGGCGGGGTGGACGCCGGGTATCCTGTCGAGGGGCTATGGCGGCCGCTCCGAACGCTATCCGCTGTATCTCGAGGCGGATACGCCGGTTGCCGAGAGCGGCGACGAGCCGCGCATGCTGGCCGACCAGACTGGCTGCCCCGTGGTGGTTGACCCGGATCGACCGCGAGGCGGTCGCCGCCTGCTGGAGGCGGGTTGCGACATCCTGATCAGCGACGACGGCCTGCAGCATCTGGCATTGGGTCGTGACCTGGAAATCGTCGTGGTCGATGGCCAGCGTGGCCTGGGCAATGAACGTTGCCTGCCGGCCGGGCCATTGCGCGAGCCCACCAAGCGTCTTGCCACGGTGGATGCGGTGATGATCAACGGTCGGCTGCGACGACCGCTACCGGCTGCCGGCCATGCCATGCAGCTGACGCCCGTTGCCTGGCGAGCCCTGGACGACGGCCGTCGAGAGGCGCTTGCGCCACCGCCCTTCGCCGGGCCGGTGCACGCCCTGGCCGGCATCGGGCGGCCGGCGCGCTTTTTCGAGACGCTGGGTGAACTGGGTGTCGAGTTCGAGGCCCACGCCTTCGCCGATCACCATCGGTTCACCGCCGCCGACCTGGCCTTCGACGACGAGCGGCCAGTGGTGATGACCGCCAAGGACGCGGTCAAGTGCCGGGGGTTGGTGAGCGGGGCCTGGAGCCTGGATGTGGAAGCGGTCCCCGAACCGGCGTTCGTCGACTGGCTGACCAGGCGCCTGGCGATGTTATGA
- a CDS encoding Trm112 family protein, with protein MDKELLAMLVCPLCKGKLKYDREADELLCRYDGLAYPVRDGIPVMLPDEARQMDVDEKLPASPGHDGET; from the coding sequence ATGGACAAGGAACTGCTGGCGATGCTGGTGTGCCCGCTCTGCAAGGGCAAACTGAAGTACGACCGCGAGGCCGACGAACTGCTGTGCCGTTACGACGGCCTGGCGTATCCCGTGCGTGACGGGATACCGGTCATGCTTCCCGATGAGGCCAGGCAGATGGACGTCGACGAGAAACTGCCGGCGTCTCCCGGACACGACGGCGAGACCTGA
- a CDS encoding lipoprotein-releasing ABC transporter permease subunit: MLDRLPLLIGLRYVRAKRRNHFISFISLTSMLGLTLGVAVLILVLSVMNGFDRELRTRILGMVPHTQIEKPSGMTDWQSLAERLTQREHVIGAAPYIEQQGMFSVGGRNHGAMVNGIEPDWERRVSIIDEHMSRGSLDDLVPGEWNVVLGSILARQLGVGVGDSVTLLVPEASITPAGVFPRLKRFTVSGIFSVGADLDANLAYANIEDMQTLARMGDDVGGLRLELDDLFKAGSVTQSIIDDLGAGYRGLDWTYTRGNLFQAIQMEKRMIALLLTVIIAVAAFNIVSTLVMVVTDKHADIAILRTIGATPRSIMGIFMVQGLAIGVIGILIGVGLGILLALTVSDIIAFVESTFGIHFLDAGVYFISELPSQLLWSDVGKIVVSAFVLTFLSTLYPAWRAARVQPAEVLRYE, encoded by the coding sequence ATGCTGGATCGTCTGCCACTACTGATCGGGTTGCGCTATGTCCGCGCCAAGCGGCGCAACCACTTCATCTCCTTCATTTCCCTGACCTCCATGCTGGGCCTGACGCTCGGCGTGGCGGTATTGATCCTCGTGCTTTCCGTGATGAACGGATTCGACCGCGAACTGCGGACCCGGATACTGGGTATGGTGCCCCACACCCAGATCGAGAAGCCCTCGGGCATGACCGACTGGCAGTCGCTCGCCGAACGACTGACGCAGCGCGAGCATGTCATCGGTGCCGCGCCCTACATCGAGCAGCAAGGCATGTTCTCGGTGGGCGGGCGCAATCATGGCGCCATGGTCAACGGCATCGAGCCTGACTGGGAGCGTCGCGTCTCGATCATCGACGAGCACATGTCGCGGGGCAGTCTCGACGATCTGGTGCCAGGGGAGTGGAACGTCGTGCTGGGCTCGATCCTGGCGCGTCAGCTCGGGGTCGGCGTGGGCGACAGCGTGACCCTGCTGGTGCCCGAGGCCTCGATCACGCCGGCCGGCGTCTTCCCTCGGCTCAAGCGCTTCACGGTCAGTGGCATCTTCAGTGTCGGTGCCGATCTGGACGCCAACCTGGCCTATGCCAACATCGAGGACATGCAGACCCTGGCGCGGATGGGCGACGACGTGGGCGGCCTGCGCCTGGAGCTCGACGACCTGTTCAAGGCCGGCAGCGTGACCCAGTCGATCATCGACGATCTCGGCGCGGGGTATCGGGGCCTCGACTGGACCTACACGCGGGGCAATCTGTTCCAGGCGATCCAGATGGAGAAGCGCATGATCGCGCTGCTGCTCACCGTGATCATCGCGGTGGCGGCCTTCAACATCGTCTCCACTTTGGTGATGGTGGTCACCGACAAGCACGCCGATATCGCCATCCTGCGCACCATCGGCGCCACGCCACGCTCGATCATGGGCATCTTCATGGTCCAGGGGCTGGCGATCGGCGTGATCGGCATCCTGATCGGGGTGGGGCTGGGCATCCTGCTGGCCCTGACGGTGTCCGACATCATCGCCTTCGTCGAATCGACCTTCGGCATTCACTTCCTCGACGCCGGAGTCTATTTCATCAGCGAGCTGCCCTCGCAACTGCTGTGGTCCGATGTCGGCAAGATCGTCGTGTCGGCCTTCGTCCTGACTTTCCTGTCGACGCTTTATCCGGCCTGGCGCGCCGCCAGGGTCCAACCCGCGGAGGTGCTGCGCTATGAGTGA
- the kdsB gene encoding 3-deoxy-manno-octulosonate cytidylyltransferase, whose translation MQDFIVVIPSRFASTRLPGKPLLDIAGEPMVAHVWRRACASAATRVVVATDDERIRTAFDGLDAEVVMTRSDHPSGTDRLAEVAERLALPDDAVLVNVQGDEPLIPPALIDQVAMRLFDDPGASISTLAESITEVETLFDPNVVKVVRAASGRALYFSRAPVPWDREAFAERPELLSTDAWLRHIGIYAYRASFLAEYRDWAPSPLEQLEQLEQLRALHHGHAIQVGLAREPNPPGVDTAADLERVREWLSAEGGTS comes from the coding sequence ATGCAGGATTTCATCGTCGTGATCCCGTCGCGTTTCGCCTCCACGCGTCTGCCGGGCAAGCCGCTGCTGGATATTGCCGGAGAGCCGATGGTCGCCCACGTCTGGCGTCGTGCTTGCGCCAGTGCCGCCACCCGGGTGGTGGTGGCCACCGACGACGAGCGTATCCGCACCGCCTTCGATGGCCTGGATGCCGAGGTGGTGATGACCAGGAGCGATCATCCCTCGGGAACCGACCGCCTGGCCGAGGTGGCCGAGCGGCTGGCGTTGCCCGACGACGCCGTGCTGGTCAATGTCCAGGGCGACGAGCCGCTGATTCCGCCGGCCCTGATCGATCAGGTGGCCATGCGGCTGTTCGACGATCCCGGCGCTTCCATCTCCACCCTCGCCGAGTCGATCACCGAGGTCGAAACACTCTTCGATCCCAATGTCGTGAAAGTGGTGCGCGCGGCGTCGGGCAGGGCGCTCTACTTCTCGCGGGCGCCAGTCCCTTGGGATCGAGAGGCCTTCGCCGAGCGGCCCGAGTTGCTGTCGACCGATGCCTGGCTGAGACATATCGGTATCTATGCCTATCGCGCGAGTTTTCTCGCCGAATATCGTGATTGGGCGCCGTCACCCCTGGAACAGCTCGAACAGCTCGAACAGTTGCGCGCCCTGCACCATGGCCATGCCATCCAGGTCGGCCTGGCGCGGGAACCCAATCCGCCCGGCGTGGATACCGCCGCGGATCTCGAGCGGGTTCGCGAGTGGCTGAGCGCCGAGGGAGGAACGTCATGA
- a CDS encoding agmatine deiminase family protein, translated as MANRLLPEWAPQDAVQLTWPAPDSDWAPLLERIEASLERLVAAIARYQSVVIAVPDTHACSRLAERFARLGISLDRLHLVIAEADDTWARDHGPLAVEQNGTPLLLDYVFTGWGGKFEAARDDSLTRRLHAAGVYACPLQSHDLVLEGGAIDTDGEGTLLTTEACLLNDNRNPGLGRRDIEARLAADLGIERVLWLRHGHLEGDDTDSHVDTLARFCDPATIAYVRCDDPSDPHYPELTAMETELRALRRADGSPYRLVALPWPAPCFDPEDGHRLPATYANFLIINGAVLVPVYGDAADTHALAALAETFPERDIVPIDASTMIRQHGSLHCLTMQLPRGTLGRHREGEGS; from the coding sequence ATGGCCAATCGCCTGTTGCCCGAATGGGCGCCCCAGGACGCCGTGCAACTGACCTGGCCCGCTCCCGACAGCGACTGGGCCCCTCTGCTGGAGCGCATCGAAGCGAGCCTCGAACGCCTGGTGGCCGCCATAGCCCGCTACCAGTCGGTCGTGATCGCCGTGCCCGATACCCACGCCTGTAGCCGGCTTGCCGAGCGCTTCGCCCGGCTCGGCATTTCGCTCGATCGTCTGCACCTGGTGATCGCCGAGGCCGACGACACCTGGGCCCGTGACCATGGCCCCCTGGCCGTCGAGCAGAATGGCACGCCGCTGCTGCTGGACTACGTGTTCACCGGCTGGGGTGGCAAGTTCGAGGCCGCCCGCGACGACAGCCTGACGCGGCGCCTCCACGCCGCCGGTGTCTATGCCTGCCCGCTGCAATCGCACGACCTGGTCCTGGAAGGTGGCGCCATCGACACCGACGGCGAAGGCACCCTGCTGACCACCGAGGCCTGCCTGCTCAACGACAACCGCAACCCCGGCCTCGGCCGACGGGACATCGAGGCACGCCTGGCCGCGGATCTCGGCATCGAACGGGTGCTCTGGCTGCGCCATGGCCATCTGGAAGGCGACGACACCGACAGCCACGTGGACACCCTGGCGCGCTTCTGCGACCCCGCTACCATCGCCTACGTGCGCTGCGACGATCCCAGCGACCCCCATTACCCCGAACTGACGGCCATGGAAACCGAGCTGCGCGCCTTGCGTCGGGCGGACGGCTCGCCCTACCGACTGGTCGCACTCCCCTGGCCGGCGCCCTGCTTCGATCCCGAGGACGGCCACCGGCTGCCCGCCACCTACGCCAACTTCCTGATCATCAACGGCGCAGTCCTGGTACCGGTCTACGGCGATGCCGCCGATACGCACGCCCTGGCGGCACTCGCCGAGACGTTCCCGGAGCGCGACATCGTGCCCATCGACGCCTCCACGATGATCCGCCAACATGGCAGCCTGCACTGCCTGACCATGCAACTGCCACGCGGCACACTCGGTCGCCACCGCGAAGGAGAAGGCTCATGA
- a CDS encoding carbon-nitrogen hydrolase, producing the protein MTRTLKVGLVQQAAWPDKSRSLAESEAGIRELATAGAELVVLQELHATHYFCQYEDPELFDLAEPLDGPTGQRLAALAAELGIVLMGSLFERRAPGIYHNTAVVYDRERGRVGHYRKMHIPDDPGFYEKFYFTPGDHDAARGQGFAPIDTSVGRLGVLVCWDQWYPEAARLMAMAGAEVLLYPTAIGWHPPDDDDEKARQKDAWTLIQRSHAVANGLPVIVANRVGHEADLSGIGPGIDFWGGSFICGPQGELLAHGGEQAERLLVTLDLERGEETRRIWPFLRDRRIDAYGDLTRRYRD; encoded by the coding sequence ATGACACGCACCCTCAAGGTCGGCCTCGTCCAGCAGGCCGCCTGGCCCGACAAGTCACGCAGCCTCGCCGAAAGCGAAGCCGGCATCCGCGAACTCGCCACGGCCGGTGCCGAGCTGGTGGTACTCCAGGAGCTGCACGCCACCCATTACTTCTGCCAGTACGAGGATCCCGAGCTGTTCGATCTGGCCGAGCCGCTGGACGGTCCCACCGGGCAACGCCTGGCGGCCTTGGCGGCGGAACTCGGCATCGTGCTGATGGGGTCCCTGTTCGAGCGCCGCGCTCCGGGCATCTACCACAACACCGCCGTGGTCTATGACCGCGAGCGCGGTCGGGTGGGCCACTACCGCAAGATGCACATCCCCGACGACCCGGGCTTCTACGAGAAATTCTATTTCACGCCCGGGGATCACGACGCAGCGCGCGGCCAGGGCTTTGCGCCCATCGACACCTCGGTGGGACGGCTCGGCGTGCTGGTATGCTGGGATCAGTGGTATCCGGAAGCCGCCCGCCTGATGGCCATGGCCGGCGCCGAAGTGCTGCTCTACCCCACCGCCATCGGCTGGCACCCGCCGGATGACGATGACGAAAAGGCCCGCCAGAAGGACGCCTGGACGCTGATCCAGCGCAGTCACGCCGTGGCCAACGGCCTGCCGGTGATCGTGGCCAACCGGGTCGGCCACGAAGCGGACCTATCCGGCATCGGCCCGGGCATCGACTTCTGGGGCGGTAGCTTCATCTGCGGCCCCCAGGGTGAACTGCTGGCCCACGGCGGCGAACAGGCCGAACGCCTGCTGGTCACCCTGGATCTGGAGCGCGGAGAAGAAACCCGACGCATCTGGCCCTTCCTTCGCGACCGGCGCATCGATGCCTATGGTGATCTGACTCGACGCTACCGGGACTAG
- the msbA gene encoding lipid A export permease/ATP-binding protein MsbA, whose amino-acid sequence MEHSGWTLYKRLLGYVRPHWRAFSLAIVGYVLYAASSTALAEMMKRLIDGIQDPDAAFRLWLPLFVVGMFAFRGLGTFLGTYFMSNVARNLVHALRCDVFNHMLHLPGRFFDSHSSGHLISRVTYHVEQVTGAATKAITILLREGLFVIGLIIYLLWTNWMLTLLFLAVTPMIGGVVSYASKRFRSISRRIQRSMGDVTHVASEALSGYRVVRTHGAEAYEKARFAEASEVNRRQSMKEALTKATSTPVIQLMVALALALLVWLAMSPALMANMTPGEFVAFITAASLMAKPVRQLTEINATVQKGIAAAAELFGLLEEEPEEDLGDREPGRLEGRVRFEDVHFAYGEDQPEVLKGIDLEVAPGEMIAIVGRSGSGKSTLMSLLPRFYHPTAGRILIDDVPIETYRLAPLRRCIALVSQQVMLFNASIADNIAYGVDHADPAAIEAAARAAHAHEFIENLSEGYDTVVGENGVMLSGGQRQRLAIARAIFKDAPLLVLDEATSALDTESERYIQAALEEVCRDRTTFVIAHRLSTIERADRILVMEAGEIVEQGNHAELLARDGAYAALHRLQFRESEPA is encoded by the coding sequence ATCGAACATTCCGGCTGGACCCTCTACAAGCGTCTGCTGGGTTACGTCAGGCCGCACTGGCGGGCCTTCTCCCTGGCCATCGTGGGCTATGTGCTCTATGCCGCATCGAGCACGGCGCTGGCCGAGATGATGAAGCGGCTGATCGACGGCATCCAGGATCCTGACGCCGCCTTTCGGCTCTGGCTGCCCCTGTTCGTGGTAGGCATGTTCGCCTTCCGGGGGCTGGGCACCTTCCTCGGCACCTATTTCATGAGCAATGTGGCGCGCAACCTGGTGCATGCCCTGCGCTGTGATGTCTTCAATCACATGCTGCACCTGCCCGGGCGCTTCTTCGACTCGCATTCCTCGGGGCATCTGATCTCGCGGGTCACCTACCATGTGGAGCAGGTGACCGGTGCGGCCACCAAGGCGATCACCATCCTGCTGCGCGAAGGCCTCTTCGTGATCGGGCTGATCATCTACCTGTTGTGGACAAACTGGATGCTGACGCTGCTGTTTCTCGCCGTGACGCCGATGATCGGCGGCGTGGTCAGTTACGCCAGCAAGCGCTTTCGTAGCATCTCGCGGCGCATCCAGCGCTCCATGGGCGATGTGACCCATGTGGCATCCGAAGCGCTGTCCGGTTACCGGGTGGTACGCACCCACGGCGCCGAGGCCTACGAGAAGGCACGCTTCGCCGAGGCCAGCGAGGTCAACCGTCGCCAGAGCATGAAGGAAGCCCTCACCAAGGCCACCAGCACGCCGGTGATCCAGTTGATGGTGGCTCTGGCTCTGGCATTGCTGGTGTGGCTGGCCATGTCGCCGGCGTTGATGGCGAACATGACGCCCGGCGAGTTTGTGGCCTTCATCACCGCCGCTTCGCTGATGGCCAAGCCGGTACGCCAGCTCACCGAGATCAACGCCACCGTGCAGAAGGGAATCGCCGCGGCCGCCGAGCTGTTCGGCCTGCTCGAGGAGGAACCCGAAGAGGATCTGGGCGATCGAGAACCGGGGCGTCTCGAGGGCCGGGTGCGCTTCGAGGATGTGCATTTCGCCTATGGCGAGGATCAACCCGAGGTGCTCAAGGGCATCGATCTGGAAGTGGCGCCGGGCGAGATGATTGCCATCGTCGGCCGCTCGGGCAGCGGCAAGTCGACCCTGATGAGCCTGCTGCCGCGCTTCTACCATCCCACGGCGGGACGTATCCTGATCGACGATGTGCCCATCGAGACATACCGCCTGGCGCCGTTGCGGCGTTGCATCGCCCTGGTCTCCCAGCAGGTCATGCTGTTCAACGCGAGCATCGCCGACAACATCGCCTATGGAGTGGATCACGCCGATCCGGCCGCCATCGAGGCCGCTGCCCGTGCCGCCCATGCCCACGAGTTCATCGAGAACCTGTCGGAGGGCTATGACACCGTGGTGGGAGAGAATGGCGTCATGCTTTCGGGTGGCCAGCGCCAACGCCTGGCCATCGCCCGGGCCATCTTCAAGGATGCGCCGTTGCTGGTGCTGGACGAGGCCACCTCGGCGCTGGATACCGAATCGGAACGCTACATCCAGGCGGCCCTGGAAGAGGTGTGTCGTGATCGCACCACCTTCGTGATTGCTCATCGCCTGTCGACCATCGAGCGTGCCGATCGCATCCTGGTGATGGAGGCCGGCGAGATCGTCGAGCAGGGCAATCACGCCGAGCTGCTGGCCCGGGACGGCGCCTATGCGGCCCTGCATCGCCTGCAGTTCCGGGAGAGCGAGCCGGCATGA
- a CDS encoding ABC transporter ATP-binding protein, with protein MSDTAMTRDTVAGEVMLECRELTRVYREGPRDLTVLDALELSVRAGERVAVVGSSGSGKTTLLNLLGGLDRPSHGEVRVAGEVLHSMGDAALGRFRNRHIGFVYQFHHLLAEFTALENAALPLIVRGQRKSEAEARAMEILARVGMRERAAHKPGELSGGERQRVAIARALVTDPSLVLMDEPTGNLDQSTAASILALMDELSETAACAFVIVTHDPGLAAHQDRVLRLDGGRLTDEASRD; from the coding sequence ATGAGTGACACGGCCATGACTCGAGACACGGTGGCAGGCGAGGTGATGCTGGAGTGCCGCGAACTGACACGGGTCTATCGGGAAGGCCCGCGGGATCTCACCGTGCTGGATGCGCTGGAGCTCAGTGTGCGGGCCGGCGAGCGGGTCGCTGTGGTGGGCAGTTCAGGGTCGGGCAAGACGACCCTGCTCAACCTGCTGGGCGGGCTGGATCGGCCCAGCCATGGCGAAGTGCGGGTCGCCGGCGAGGTGCTGCACAGCATGGGCGATGCGGCCCTGGGCCGCTTCCGCAATCGCCATATCGGCTTCGTCTATCAGTTCCACCATCTGCTCGCCGAGTTCACCGCCCTGGAGAACGCCGCCTTGCCGTTGATTGTGCGCGGTCAGCGCAAGAGCGAGGCCGAGGCACGGGCCATGGAGATCCTGGCGCGGGTCGGCATGCGCGAGCGGGCTGCCCACAAGCCCGGCGAACTGTCCGGCGGGGAACGCCAGCGGGTGGCCATCGCCAGGGCCCTGGTGACCGACCCGAGCCTGGTGCTGATGGACGAGCCGACCGGCAATCTCGATCAGTCGACGGCGGCCAGCATTCTGGCGTTGATGGATGAGCTGTCGGAGACGGCGGCGTGCGCCTTCGTCATCGTGACCCATGATCCGGGCCTGGCGGCGCATCAGGATCGTGTCCTGCGTCTGGACGGCGGCCGCCTGACCGACGAAGCCTCCCGCGACTGA